The region CAAATGGATGTGCTGCTTGACCGGAATCGGGTCAAACGCTTCACCTTGGATCCGCCCGGAGGCAGTCGTGGGCATTCCGAATATGACAAGCATCTAAACTTTCGAATGTGGATCGATGCGGGAGACCACGACGTGGCCGTCACGTTTGTCGAAAATGCAACCTCGCTTTTAGAAATCAAGCGGCAACCATTTGACGCCAGCTACAACCGCCACCGACATCCTCGCCGAACGCCGGCGGTTGCCGAAGTCAACTTGGTCGGGCCGTTTATCAAAACCGAGAAAGAGAATGGGACGACCGATCTCGAAACCGGTCAGTACAGCACCAAAAAAACATCCGATGTTGACACGGCCGATGAGATGTTCCGCCGCTGGATGAAGCTGGCATATCGCCGAGCGATTACCGAGGAAGACTTACGACTTCCCCGCCGTTACTTTGACGAGGCTATTCAGCACGGAGGCGATGATGCTTTCTCTCGTGGCATCGAAGCTGGGCTCACGAGCATACTTGCCAGTCCACACTTCCTATTCAAAACCGTTGCGCAGCCCAATCAGTATCAGAAAGGTGCGGTTTACCCAATCACATCCGATGAAGTCGCAACCCGACTGGCATCGTTTATCTGGAGCAGCTTGCCGGATGAGGAACTGATGGCTGAGGCTTGGGACGGATCGTTAAGCCACAGTGAAGGGATTCGTCAGCAAACATTACGAATGCTTCAAAATCCAAAACGAGACGCTTTGGTCGATAACTTTGCCGCACAATGGCTGTACTTGCGAAACTTGCCGACAATCACGCCTGACTTGCGGCAGTTCCCCAGCTTTGACAACAACCTTCGCGAAGCGTTCTCAGAAGAAACAAAACGACTTGTTGCCGATGTTATTCGGCGCGATGCCAGTGTGCTTGAGCTGATTCAAACGGACCATGCATACCTGAACGAGAGGCTCGCGATTCACTATGGCATTGGTGGTGTTGTCGGTAGCCACTTTCGTCAGGTACAGCTCGAACCCGATTCACATCGTGGCGGTTTATTGCGTCAAGGCAGTATCCTGATGGCGACGTCCTATGCAACCAGAACGTCGCCAACGAAGCGCGGTGCCTGGGTGTTGGAAAACATTTTAGGAACACCGCCTCCACCGCCACCTCCAAACGTCCCAACGATTCGTGAAAAGCATGATGGAGGTCCGGTGAACTTTCGTGAAGCTCTCGCGCAGCACCGAAACGATGCTTCCTGCGCCAGTTGCCATAACTTGATTGACCCAGTGGGATTCGCGATGGATCAGTTCGATGCGGTCGGACGGTTTCGCACGATGATCGATGGTCGTCCCGTCGATGCCTCCGGGACTCTACCCGATGGGACTGTGGTCAATGGCATCGCTGAACTGGAACAGGGTATACTGAAGTTTCCGGAGATGTTCGTGACCGCGCTAACGGAAAAGCTGATGACGTACGCCTTGGGACGCCCAGTAACAGAATTTGATGGGCCGGAAGTTCGCAGGATTGTTGAACTGGCAAAGGAAAACGACTATCGGTTTTCATCAATCGTTTGCGGTATCACGACAAGCGTTCCGTTCCGGAATCGAACCGCCCAGTAGTCAGTGTTTTGTAAGTACAAGACACGGTTAAAACAGTCGGTTTAACAGTCCATACCGATCGACACAAAACGGAGCTCCGCGGATGGCTAGAGCATCGCATCGAATCCTCGACCGTCGAACTCTCTTGCGCGGCAGCGGCGTCGCAGTCTCGTTACCGTTGCTCGACGCGATGATGCCGTCGGCAAGCGCGACTTCGATCGATCCTGATAAACCGATTCGGCGACTGGGCTATTACTACATTCCGATGGGTTTCAATCCGGAAACTTGGACACCCAAAGGCGACGCCGAGATGCTTGGTGAATTGCCGCCGAGTCTTCAGCCGCTGAAGTCTGTCAAAGACAAGTTGTTGGTGATGACCGGGATGGATCTGCAAAATGCGTATCCGGGTTCTCATGCGACCAGCAATTCAGCTTTTCTTAGTGCAGCGCGGGCAAAGCTGACCGAAAGCACCGACTACTATCTCGGCACGACGGTGGATCAGATCGCTGCGAGCTTTCTTGGCAAAGCATCGCCCTTGTCATCGTTAGAGCTGGCGATGGATTCGGCGAACACGGTCGGACAGTGCGACAATGGCTATGCCTGTGTGTATCAAAACAACCTGTCATGGTCTTCACCAACGACGCCTTTGCCTGCCGAGTCTCACCCAAGACTAGTATTCGAAATGTTGTTCGGCGATGGCGGAACGCCCCAACAGCGACTCAGTCAGCTAAAACGTCGAGCCAGTTTGCTGGACTCGATGACTTTGGAGATGAAGCGTCTGCAGCAGCGGCTCGGCGCGAGCGATCGAAATGTCGTTGATGACTACTTAACCAGTATCCGAGAAGTCGAACGGCGGATCGAATCTGCAGAGCAGACCTCGCAAGACAATCCCTTGCCAGATTTGGATCGACCTATCGGAGTCCCTGCGTCTTACGGGGATCACGCAAGGCTGATGTTTGAATTGCAAGTGTTGGCGTTTCGTGGTGACGTCACCCGCGTTTGCACCTTTCAATTGGCCCGCGAGGCGAGCACCCGAACCTATCCCGAAATCGGCGTTCCCGATCCACACCATCCCACAACGCACCACGGCAACAACCCCGAGAAGCTGGCCAAAGTCGCGAAGATCAATCGGTTTCATGTTTCGCTGTTTGCCGAGTTCCTTGAGCGATTGGCGTCGATACTGGAAGGCGATGGCTCAATGCTTGACCATTCGTTGTTCATGTACGGCAGCGGCATGGGCGACCCGGACGCACATGACCATACCAATTTGCCCATCTTGGTTGCGGGGGGCCAGGCAGGTGGACTTCGCGGTGGTCGCCACATGCGTTATCAGACGCCAGAACCACTTTCCAACCTGCATTTAACGCTACTAAATAAAGCCGGGGTGCCTTTAGAAACCTTCGCCGACAGCACCGGACAGATCAAAAACCTCTTCGAACCAGTAGTCCTCTAGCTCTGACTCCCCCACCACTATCCACCCCAACCTCCCCCTGAGCCGATGGACGCTAGTCCCGGTTCTCCACCGATCACTGGCTCTGCCTCCCCCATGAGCCGATGGACGTTAGTCCCGGTTCTCGCCCCATCACCATCCACCCCAACCCTGACCCGACGGACGTTAGTCCCGGTTCCCTTCCACCACTATCCATCCCAACCTCCCCCTGAGCCGCCGGACGTTAGTCCCGGTTCTCCCCACCACTCACAACCATCCTCCCACCTTCGCTTTTGCTATCAACCGCTTCTCCGTAATCAACGTGGTATCAAACGCCGGTTTCGCGTATTGATAGGTTGCGGTCATCATGGAGCCAACGGATCCGCCCGTGTTTGCCGCTTCCCCACTCCTCGACTACTGGGCTACGGCACGATGCCATTGCTGTCTTTGCTACACCACCGGCTGGCGTTTCTCACCATAGCTTTGGCTGCCGTTTCTGTCTCAAAAGCCAACGCCCAGTCTTGGTCCTTCCCTGCAGCTCCGACCGACCCTTCGTTTTCCGCTCCTTTGGACGTGGGCACTCAACCAAGCTACTTCGTCCAGCAAGCATCAGCGGCAGCTCGTGAAACAGGCGGCGCGATTCCAACTTTTCCCGGCGCCCGCTCCAATGGACCATCTGCAGCAGCGAGTGGTTTTCAACACGGTAATTCTCTCGGGACGCCCAATGTCACGAAGTTTGAACCGGGAACAGAACGGCGCGTCGACATCAACCCATTTGCTCGGCCTAATCATCAGCAAGCCAGTCAGCAGCAAGTTGACTTAACGCCATTCAACCAACCCGATAAAGCTCGGTCTGGCTCCCCGGTTATAAGATTGGCTCGGCCAGACACTTCAGACGTACCCGCCAACGGGCAAAGTGTCACTCGAGCCGTGTCGGTTGAATTGGCACCGACGCGAGTCGTTTATACCGAGGCGATGGTTCGTTCCGCTCGCGAAAGCGAAACCCATTTTTTGCAGGTTGCAGAATCATCGACAATGATTGTTTCTAAGATCGCAAACGACAACGCCAGCTTCGCAAAGAAGTGGGCGGACCTTGCGGAGAACTACATTGCTCTTGCCGAACGCGTCGATGCGGCTCAGAGCAAGCTCGCGGCAACTCAGCAGGACTTTAACGACGTCAGCAGCAAAATTGAAAAGTATGGACTGACACCGACGATCGGTATGTTGCTTCGCCACAAAAAAGAGCAACTCGATCGATGGCAAGCAAGCGATTCACAAACCAGTTGGGTGCGAGAGTCATTGCAGGACTCTCGGGAAGCTCAGCTCGATCTGGAGTTGGTGCGATACGATGGGACGGAACCATTCGATCAAGCGAAACAAGTCCTCGATGGTGCGGGATTTGATCCAACCAAACCTGACAAACAAGCCCTTCTGCGTCAGGTTCAACAACTGTTATCCGATCGTGGGCAATGGCTGACCGCACTTTGGGAAGGCCACCGCAATTATCAAGAAAAGCTTGCCGAAATCGATGCGATTACGACCGCTTCGGCAAGCTTAACACAGGACTATCGAAAGCTGATCAATCGTCATGTCACTTGGATCCGTAGTGGCGACGCGATGGGTTGGGATTCGGTTCGCAAGCTAAGCACCGGCTTGGTTTCACTTTTCAATTCCAACCGCGGAAGCGAGTTCGGATTCTCGCTCCAACGAAAACTCCGAGTGAACGCCGCATCGGGAGTCACCGTCGCGGTTTTGTTCTTCGCGATCTTGGCTCTTCGTTGGTGGGCCAAATCGTTGCTCGTTGGGATTGGCAACCGTAATCGGATGCGTGAATCAACCAAGTCGACTCGAAAGTTGGCCGCTTGTGGCTTAACCGTTCTCGTCGCTTACTCGATCCCAACGATCTTGTTTTCCATTGCAACATGGCTAAACAGCGGCTTCGTTTCTGAGTCGTTGCTACAAGCATCGAGTGGTTTTTACGCGTGCAGTTTGATTGCTTTGATGGTCGAACTGCCCAGGCAACTGCTGCGAGACTTCGGATTGGTCGACAAGCACATCGGTGTCGACTTGCCACGGCGCGAGCGTGCATGTCAGTACTTGATGGTTGTCGGAACCGGCTTGGTGCTCAGTGCTTATGCGGTGACCGTTTCCGGTTTGATCGATCAAGGGATGTGGCGAGAATCGGTATCACGAGCAGGATTGATTCTGACCTTGTTTTTGGTCGCCTGGACCTTTCACCGTGCCCTGCAGCCTACCGGCGGAATTCTGGAACCGTTGATTGAAAAGTTTGGCGGTGCAATCGTCCATCGGGTGCGAATTGTTATCTATCTGTTTGCCATTGGTTCGCCGTTGGTCATCGCTTTTCTGTCCGCCGTCGGATACGGATTCACCGCTCAAGAATTGATCTATCGATTCGCAATCACATTTTCAATCGCGCTAACGTGTGCGACGCTGTGGCCAGCAACAAAGATTGTTGCCGCACATTGTTGGCGGATTTTAACCGGTGCCGAGTCTCCTCAGCGGAAGTTTGACGAATACGGAGAAATCGAACCGACTCACGATGTTGATCTTTCCGGTGGCCTGTATCTAGATTTGAAGCATCAGATCGCATTCTTGTGTCAGTGTGGATTGGTGGTCGCAGGAATCCTTTTCCTGGGTTTCCTTTGGATCGATGTGTTTCCGAATCTTCGCATGGGAAACCCCGTCGTCTGGACGGTCCAGGAAACAATCACGACCGCGGCGATCGGTCCTAGTGGCGAAACGGTGATGCAAGCGGGGGTGCAGGAAGTTCCGGTGACTCTGGTGCACGTCTTTTTCGCAGGCGTGACGTTGTTTGTTGCTTTTCAAGTCGCCAAGCTGCTGCCCGCGTTGTTCGATGCCCTTGTGTTGCAGCGAGTCTCATTTGACGAAGGTATGGAGCATTTTTCGTTGGTGCTCGGCCGTTGTCTGCTTTTTGGTGCCGGTTGTTTGATCTCGATGAAGTGGCTGGGCGTGCGTTGGCAATCAGTCCAGTGGTTGGCTGTCGGCTTAACGATCGGTTTAGGTTTCGGATTGCAAGACATGGTCCGCAACGTTTTCGGTGGCTTGATCGTGTTATTTGAAAAGCCCGCTGCACTTGGTGATCTGATTACCGTGGGACGCATCACCGGGCGAGTCGCGAAACAGCATCTACGGACCACTGTTTTGACCGACGACGAGGGACGCGAGAACATCATTCCGAACAAGAAATTCGTCACCGACGACGTCGTCAACTGGATGGGCGCAGGGCGACTGACGGTCGTTCCGATCGAAGTTGCCGTAACGAAGGACGAAAGACCGGCTGACATTTGCCGGACGATTCAGGAGTTCGCCGTAGCTCAAGAAGACGTGCTCGTTCTGCCTGCTCCGCAAGCCACGCTCGTTTGTGTGTCACGAACATCGCAGCGGATTGAGGTCCGTGTTTGGATTGAAGACTCCAGTAATCCGGTCGGGTTCCGCAATAGCCTGCTCAAGCGGGTTCGGAAGTATCTCGCTGAAATCAACATGCTTGCGGTCGATCAGCCAGAGCAGCCGGTGATCCGAGATTTGGCAA is a window of Stieleria sp. JC731 DNA encoding:
- a CDS encoding DUF1592 domain-containing protein; its protein translation is MSANDRLDLVAEFMQTHCLDCHSGDEAERSFRLDHLVDRLSAAHDGDDATKPTTLESQTKLALEKSFRRLMSRQMPPADVDIIAGEKLRSVQNAIDSVLASDAKRNPYAGTTEAIRRMTRIEYQNSIEDLLGIHIDVAAILPPDSSSDGFDNITVDDLSPLLLERYLTAATRISRVAIGASIDQPLGLTVRVPADQTQQDHVAGLPFGTRGGFHFTHQFPKSGEYSFSIRLMRDRDENIEGIYETHQMDVLLDRNRVKRFTLDPPGGSRGHSEYDKHLNFRMWIDAGDHDVAVTFVENATSLLEIKRQPFDASYNRHRHPRRTPAVAEVNLVGPFIKTEKENGTTDLETGQYSTKKTSDVDTADEMFRRWMKLAYRRAITEEDLRLPRRYFDEAIQHGGDDAFSRGIEAGLTSILASPHFLFKTVAQPNQYQKGAVYPITSDEVATRLASFIWSSLPDEELMAEAWDGSLSHSEGIRQQTLRMLQNPKRDALVDNFAAQWLYLRNLPTITPDLRQFPSFDNNLREAFSEETKRLVADVIRRDASVLELIQTDHAYLNERLAIHYGIGGVVGSHFRQVQLEPDSHRGGLLRQGSILMATSYATRTSPTKRGAWVLENILGTPPPPPPPNVPTIREKHDGGPVNFREALAQHRNDASCASCHNLIDPVGFAMDQFDAVGRFRTMIDGRPVDASGTLPDGTVVNGIAELEQGILKFPEMFVTALTEKLMTYALGRPVTEFDGPEVRRIVELAKENDYRFSSIVCGITTSVPFRNRTAQ
- a CDS encoding DUF1552 domain-containing protein; the protein is MARASHRILDRRTLLRGSGVAVSLPLLDAMMPSASATSIDPDKPIRRLGYYYIPMGFNPETWTPKGDAEMLGELPPSLQPLKSVKDKLLVMTGMDLQNAYPGSHATSNSAFLSAARAKLTESTDYYLGTTVDQIAASFLGKASPLSSLELAMDSANTVGQCDNGYACVYQNNLSWSSPTTPLPAESHPRLVFEMLFGDGGTPQQRLSQLKRRASLLDSMTLEMKRLQQRLGASDRNVVDDYLTSIREVERRIESAEQTSQDNPLPDLDRPIGVPASYGDHARLMFELQVLAFRGDVTRVCTFQLAREASTRTYPEIGVPDPHHPTTHHGNNPEKLAKVAKINRFHVSLFAEFLERLASILEGDGSMLDHSLFMYGSGMGDPDAHDHTNLPILVAGGQAGGLRGGRHMRYQTPEPLSNLHLTLLNKAGVPLETFADSTGQIKNLFEPVVL
- a CDS encoding mechanosensitive ion channel domain-containing protein: MPLLSLLHHRLAFLTIALAAVSVSKANAQSWSFPAAPTDPSFSAPLDVGTQPSYFVQQASAAARETGGAIPTFPGARSNGPSAAASGFQHGNSLGTPNVTKFEPGTERRVDINPFARPNHQQASQQQVDLTPFNQPDKARSGSPVIRLARPDTSDVPANGQSVTRAVSVELAPTRVVYTEAMVRSARESETHFLQVAESSTMIVSKIANDNASFAKKWADLAENYIALAERVDAAQSKLAATQQDFNDVSSKIEKYGLTPTIGMLLRHKKEQLDRWQASDSQTSWVRESLQDSREAQLDLELVRYDGTEPFDQAKQVLDGAGFDPTKPDKQALLRQVQQLLSDRGQWLTALWEGHRNYQEKLAEIDAITTASASLTQDYRKLINRHVTWIRSGDAMGWDSVRKLSTGLVSLFNSNRGSEFGFSLQRKLRVNAASGVTVAVLFFAILALRWWAKSLLVGIGNRNRMRESTKSTRKLAACGLTVLVAYSIPTILFSIATWLNSGFVSESLLQASSGFYACSLIALMVELPRQLLRDFGLVDKHIGVDLPRRERACQYLMVVGTGLVLSAYAVTVSGLIDQGMWRESVSRAGLILTLFLVAWTFHRALQPTGGILEPLIEKFGGAIVHRVRIVIYLFAIGSPLVIAFLSAVGYGFTAQELIYRFAITFSIALTCATLWPATKIVAAHCWRILTGAESPQRKFDEYGEIEPTHDVDLSGGLYLDLKHQIAFLCQCGLVVAGILFLGFLWIDVFPNLRMGNPVVWTVQETITTAAIGPSGETVMQAGVQEVPVTLVHVFFAGVTLFVAFQVAKLLPALFDALVLQRVSFDEGMEHFSLVLGRCLLFGAGCLISMKWLGVRWQSVQWLAVGLTIGLGFGLQDMVRNVFGGLIVLFEKPAALGDLITVGRITGRVAKQHLRTTVLTDDEGRENIIPNKKFVTDDVVNWMGAGRLTVVPIEVAVTKDERPADICRTIQEFAVAQEDVLVLPAPQATLVCVSRTSQRIEVRVWIEDSSNPVGFRNSLLKRVRKYLAEINMLAVDQPEQPVIRDLAKDRDLAPRPTRRSA